The following are from one region of the Dreissena polymorpha isolate Duluth1 chromosome 2, UMN_Dpol_1.0, whole genome shotgun sequence genome:
- the LOC127866684 gene encoding uncharacterized protein LOC127866684 isoform X2 translates to MGPYASVFITPANKACSRNTNPKKPNWITAHAIASELSIAEVERLWVRFQQLGCNPDSGELTEAALNKSDYSQDVFMKNILKKYFEGATKKITFENFLRALKWTEQATIDEKIRAIYYFLGNGNPITPDLMLKIWERVEPEKQAEQRKKVVEILFQVMDTDGTRQVDEEKFLAGVKRLPGDYLDYYLNFQILPEEMKERLHKNLQEFRSDSQLGPGPPTARQPSVRQKPRSRLHRQVVPEQACREVAEKIFKKDWMRVANKLGFFTQDVEEIRSAYPNNVQHQVFQMLRQWRERDGDEATTDVLERALVDCNMQDAAIVLTSY, encoded by the exons ATGGGACCATACGCAAGTGTGTTCATCACCCCAGCTAATAAGGCTTGTTCAAGGAATACCAATCCCAAGAAACCCAACTGGATAACTGCACATGCTATTGCATCAGAAT TGAGCATTGCCGAGGTAGAGAGGCTATGGGTGAGGTTCCAACAGTTGGGGTGTAACCCGGACAGTGGAGAGCTCACAGAGGCTGCACTCAACAAGTCGGACTACAGTCAGGATGTCTTCATGAAAAAT ATTTTGAAAAAGTATTTTGAAGGTGCTACTAAAAAGATCACATTCGAGAATTTTCTGCGAGCTTTGAAATGGACTGAGCAAGCAACTATTGATGAGAAAATAAGAG CTATTTACTATTTCTTGGGCAATGGGAACCCCATCACTCCAGACTTGATGTTGAAAATCTGGGAGAGAGTGGAGCCAGAAAAACAAGCT GAGCAGAGAAAGAAAGTGGTGGAAATTTTGTTTCAAGTCATGGACACTGACGGCACAC GTCAGGTAGACGAGGAGAAGTTCCTGGCGGGTGTGAAGCGTCTACCCGGAGACTACCTGGACTACTATCTCAACTTTCAGATCCTCCCAGAGGAAATGAAGGAGCGCCTTCATAAAAACCTGCAAGAG TTTCGTTCAGACAGTCAGTTGGGCCCCGGTCCCCCCACTGCACGGCAGCCATCTGTCAGACAGAAGCCCCGCTCTCGCCTACATCGACAGGTTGTGCCTGAACAAGCATGTCGGGAGGTAGCTGAGAAAATATTCAAGAAAGACTGGATGAGAGTGGCCAATAAGCTTGGTTTCTTCACACAGGATGTTGAGGAGATTAGATCTGCATATCCTAATAATGTTCAACATCAG GTGTTCCAGATGCTGAGGCAGTGGCGGGAGAGGGATGGAGACGAGGCCACCACGGATGTCCTTGAGAGGGCTCTCGTGGACTGCAACATGCAGGACGCAGCCATAGTCCTCACCAGCTACTAG
- the LOC127866684 gene encoding uncharacterized protein LOC127866684 isoform X1, whose product MFMNSANQFFKQFYLLICREKDMGPYASVFITPANKACSRNTNPKKPNWITAHAIASELSIAEVERLWVRFQQLGCNPDSGELTEAALNKSDYSQDVFMKNILKKYFEGATKKITFENFLRALKWTEQATIDEKIRAIYYFLGNGNPITPDLMLKIWERVEPEKQAEQRKKVVEILFQVMDTDGTRQVDEEKFLAGVKRLPGDYLDYYLNFQILPEEMKERLHKNLQEFRSDSQLGPGPPTARQPSVRQKPRSRLHRQVVPEQACREVAEKIFKKDWMRVANKLGFFTQDVEEIRSAYPNNVQHQVFQMLRQWRERDGDEATTDVLERALVDCNMQDAAIVLTSY is encoded by the exons ATGTTCATGAATTCAGCGaatcaattttttaaacagttttatttattgattt GTAGAGAGAAGGATATGGGACCATACGCAAGTGTGTTCATCACCCCAGCTAATAAGGCTTGTTCAAGGAATACCAATCCCAAGAAACCCAACTGGATAACTGCACATGCTATTGCATCAGAAT TGAGCATTGCCGAGGTAGAGAGGCTATGGGTGAGGTTCCAACAGTTGGGGTGTAACCCGGACAGTGGAGAGCTCACAGAGGCTGCACTCAACAAGTCGGACTACAGTCAGGATGTCTTCATGAAAAAT ATTTTGAAAAAGTATTTTGAAGGTGCTACTAAAAAGATCACATTCGAGAATTTTCTGCGAGCTTTGAAATGGACTGAGCAAGCAACTATTGATGAGAAAATAAGAG CTATTTACTATTTCTTGGGCAATGGGAACCCCATCACTCCAGACTTGATGTTGAAAATCTGGGAGAGAGTGGAGCCAGAAAAACAAGCT GAGCAGAGAAAGAAAGTGGTGGAAATTTTGTTTCAAGTCATGGACACTGACGGCACAC GTCAGGTAGACGAGGAGAAGTTCCTGGCGGGTGTGAAGCGTCTACCCGGAGACTACCTGGACTACTATCTCAACTTTCAGATCCTCCCAGAGGAAATGAAGGAGCGCCTTCATAAAAACCTGCAAGAG TTTCGTTCAGACAGTCAGTTGGGCCCCGGTCCCCCCACTGCACGGCAGCCATCTGTCAGACAGAAGCCCCGCTCTCGCCTACATCGACAGGTTGTGCCTGAACAAGCATGTCGGGAGGTAGCTGAGAAAATATTCAAGAAAGACTGGATGAGAGTGGCCAATAAGCTTGGTTTCTTCACACAGGATGTTGAGGAGATTAGATCTGCATATCCTAATAATGTTCAACATCAG GTGTTCCAGATGCTGAGGCAGTGGCGGGAGAGGGATGGAGACGAGGCCACCACGGATGTCCTTGAGAGGGCTCTCGTGGACTGCAACATGCAGGACGCAGCCATAGTCCTCACCAGCTACTAG